One genomic window of Cannabis sativa cultivar Pink pepper isolate KNU-18-1 chromosome 2, ASM2916894v1, whole genome shotgun sequence includes the following:
- the LOC115719747 gene encoding formin-like protein 11, with translation MGSFSQTLLMMIFIIIIFVLLSLNSCNTTIIPHNADDNDASAALSNAYAPENFNVHNHHLNVIEKVSGKDENNEEEPKSSLVEKFRVLLGLRRGFHVRRTSNGDYGYFSPAPSPSLFGEAEAPAPAPAPVLAPTPAPMHHVHLIPHAAKHGLNKVHPADKIKKDDDDDKRKVKRILMAVLVSVGVATLVCVVGLMWAYKKYRTDQNKHKRKITVYGKKGGRSKCMSFNKSASKVSLNPGLDLFYLDSLGKDLEQQPPYEPSPYLKKISETIVTSSPNQSRPNDTTTLPEREESVQELVKSEFENISSSREIKSVHEDADSTNQEHNSLTSSSGVKVVPIEYHSSDEDDDDESFHSFGDSNSSNAIRLSNASVGSFSDALENFNPNEWNKSTLMSPLVNLSQNSSPYPDLNTPSKDECDKSPTAASNSISQKSLSPPPPPPPPPLPPPRVSFLSFCSTRAESKASSSSTLPNQSSSKEPNSLSEPNKTTMQVNELASPSPLRNPSKPPPSSPGIPPPPCPPPLLRASNAFSKGTPPPPPSQFDQLSALGKDGTPLPKLKPLHWDKVRAAPDRSMVWDKLRSSSFELDEEMIESLFGYSLQNSLKNDEAKSKTPSPSKHVLEPKRLQNITILSKAISVTGEQVCEAILQGNGLSLQQLEALVKMAPTKDEEAKLSGYEGDITELGSAEKFVKAILTIPYAFQRVEAMLYRETFEDEVVHLKNSFSMLEEACKELRSSRLFLKLLEAVLKTGNRMNVGTIRGGARAFKLDALLKLADVKGTDGKTTLLHFVVQEIIRLEGIRVSDSIMGRINQANKTRTPEEKEEDYRRMGLELVSGLSTELYNVKKTAAIDLDVLASSVSNLYDEMSKLRRLITKDLRMDERGGNFVNSMNSFLGFAEKRLKELQGDEDRVLSTVKEITEYFHGDVSKEEANPLRIFVIVRDFLGMLDNVCKELRSSNSKAHRSPNPLSPFK, from the exons ATGGGTTCTTTTTCTCAGACACTGCTCATGATGATTTTCATAATAATCATTTTCGTGCTTTTATCATTAAACAGTTGCAACACCACCATCATCCCCCACAATGCTGATGATAATGATGCTTCTGCTGCTTTGTCAAATGCCTATGCACCAGAGAACTTTAATGTTCATAATCATCATCTGAATGTGATTGAGAAAGTTTCAGGAAAAGATGAGAATAATGAAGAAGAGCCTAAAAGTTCTTTAGTGGAAAAGTTCAGGGTTTTACTTGGGCTAAGAAGAGGCTTCCACGTCAGAAGAACATCAAATGGTGACTATGGATATTTTTCTCCAGCCCCATCTCCATCGCTCTTTGGTGAAGCTGAGGCTCCTGCTCCTGCTCCAGCTCCGGTGCTTGCTCCTACTCCTGCGCCTATGCATCATGTTCATTTGATTCCCCATGCTGCAAAACATGGTTTGAACAAAGTTCATCCAGCTGACAAGATTaaaaaagatgatgatgatgataaaagaaaagtcaaaaggATTCTTATGGCTGTTCTAGTCTCAGTAGGAGTTGCCACTTTGGTTTGTGTCGTTGGTCTCATGTGGGCTTACAAGAAGTACAGAACAGATCAAAATAAgcacaaaagaaaaattacagtttatGGAAAAAAGGGAGGCAGATCCAAGTGTATGAGCTTCAACAAATCAGCTAGCAAGGTGAGCTTAAATCCTGGTCTTGATCTCTTTTATCTTGATTCATTAGGAAAAGATCTAGAGCAACAACCACCATATGAGCCTTCTCCTTATCTAAAGAAAATTTCTGAAACTATTGTCACATCATCACCAAATCAAAGCAGACCAAATGATACTACTACATTGCCTGAGAGAGAGGAGTCTGTCCAAGAATTAGTGAAATCTGAATTTGAGAACATCAGTAGTTCTAGGGAAATTAAGTCAGTACATGAAGATGCAGATTCAACCAACCAAGAACATAATAGCCTCACTTCCTCATCTGGGGTTAAAGTTGTTCCTATAGAATATCATTCCtctgatgaagatgatgatgatgaatctTTTCACTCCTTTGGAGATTCGAACTCGTCTAATGCCATTCGTCTTTCCAATGCTTCAGTAGGTAGTTTCAGTGATGCCTTAGAGAATTTCAACCCAAATGAGTGGAACAAATCTACTTTAATGTCCCCTCTTGTGAACTTATCTCAAAACTCTTCTCCATATCCGGATTTAAACACACCAAGCAAAGATGAATGTGACAAATCACCAACTGCAGCATCCAACTCCATAAGTCAAAAGAGTTTAAGCCCTCCTCCTcccccaccaccaccacctctgCCTCCCCCACGtgtaagttttctttctttttgctcAACTAGAGCTGAGTCTAAAGCTTCAAGCTCTTCCACATTGCCAAACCAATCATCTTCTAAAGAGCCAAATTCCCTTTCTGAACCAAACAAAACTACAATGCAAGTTAATGAGTTGGCTTCTCCTTCTCCACTTAGGAACCCCTCAAAACCACCACCAAGCTCACCCGGAATTCCTCCGCCACCATGCCCTCCTCCATTGTTGAGAGCTAGTAATGCATTTTCCAAGGGCACCCCACCTCCTCCACCATCACAATTTGATCAGCTTTCGGCATTGGGAAAAGATGGAACACCGCTTCCAAAATTGAAACCTCTTCATTGGGACAAAGTAAGAGCTGCACCAGATCGTTCCATGGTGTGGGACAAGCTGAGATCAAGTTCATTTGA GTTGGATGAGGAAATGATTGAGTCACTTTTCGGATACAGTCTACAAAACTCATTAAAGAATGATGAAGCAAAGAGCAAAACTCCTTCTCCAAGCAAGCATGTGTTGGAGCCAAAGAGATTACAGAACATAACTATACTCTCCAAAGCCATCAGTGTGACTGGTGAGCAAGTATGTGAGGCAATATTACAAG GGAATGGCTTGTCATTACAACAGCTAGAAGCACTTGTAAAGATGGCACCAACAAAAGATGAAGAAGCTAAACTCTCCGGCTACGAAGGAGACATCACTGAACTGGGGTCAGCAGAGAAATTTGTGAAGGCCATACTTACCATACCTTATGCCTTTCAAAGAGTTGAAGCAATGCTTTACAGAGAAACTTTTGAAGACGAAGTGGTTCACCTCAAAAACTCATTTTCAATGCTAGAG GAAGCATGCAAGGAACTCAGATCAAGCAGACTTTTCTTGAAGTTATTAGAAGCTGTGCTCAAAACAGGCAACCGTATGAACGTGGGAACCATTAGAGGAGGTGCCAGAGCTTTCAAGCTCGACGCACTGCTCAAACTAGCCGACGTTAAAGGCACCGACGGCAAGACCACTCTGCTCCATTTCGTTGTCCAGGAGATTATCAGATTAGAAGGAATCAGAGTTTCGGATAGCATAATGGGAAGAATTAACCAGGCGAATAAAACCAGAACCcctgaagagaaagaagaagattaCAGGAGAATGGGACTAGAACTGGTCTCTGGCCTTAGCACTGAGCTTTACAACGTGAAGAAAACGGCTGCCATTGATTTGGATGTTCTCGCCAGCTCTGTCTCCAACCTGTATGATGAGATGTCCAAACTGAGAAGGCTTATTACTAAGGACTTGAGAATGGATGAGAGAGGTGGGAACTTCGTAAACTCCATGAATTCGTTTCTGGGTTTTGCCGAGAAGAGGCTTAAGGAGCTACAGGGAGACGAAGACAGAGTTCTGTCTACTGTCAAAGAAATTACAGAGTACTTTCATGGTGATGTGAGTAAAGAAGAAGCCAACCCACTTCGGATATTTGTGATTGTGAGAGACTTTCTTGGCATGTTGGACAATGTATGTAAGGAGCTTCGTAGTTCAAATTCAAAAGCTCACCGTAGTCCGAACCCTCTGTCTCCGTTCAAATAG